A genomic region of Fundidesulfovibrio terrae contains the following coding sequences:
- a CDS encoding alkaline phosphatase family protein: MHDQHNGRNRLVVLGLDGLPFSLAQSLCQGGKLPNLAHITLSANARAVRAELPELSPVNWASFVTGKNPGGHGVFGFSRIDPATYTLSLTDSSAIQAPTIFERLGEKGLTAKVVNLPGAYPARPMSGMLVAGFVAHDLQKAVHPPFLASILAGEGYVLEADTTRGVSDPDYLLSQVRATLRSRAKALDLFWPDLSWDMFMLVLTETDRIFHFFYPAVANPQHALHGAFMEFMAEWDRFIGVFLDRYDALAGPKRLIVLADHGFTECKTEVDLNVWLMKQGILKLRQRGANEFDSQAIAPHETAAFALDPGRIYINVKERFARGVFHQYIGDKLRSELKAALLELSHEGHLIMAAVHEPQDIYSGQFIHKAPDLICEPRPGISLTGKFDRLETCGLHGRFGCHTAGDAFFYDSQGSAPASVSAAGRELFVHFGLEP, from the coding sequence ATGCACGATCAACACAACGGCCGCAACCGACTGGTGGTCCTGGGCCTGGACGGCCTGCCCTTTTCCCTGGCCCAGTCGCTCTGCCAAGGCGGCAAGCTGCCCAATCTGGCCCACATCACCCTCTCGGCCAACGCACGCGCCGTCCGGGCCGAGCTTCCCGAACTCTCGCCCGTGAACTGGGCCTCCTTCGTCACCGGAAAGAACCCCGGAGGCCACGGCGTGTTCGGTTTCTCGCGCATCGACCCGGCTACGTACACCCTTTCGCTCACGGACTCCTCGGCCATCCAGGCCCCCACCATCTTCGAGCGACTGGGTGAAAAGGGACTGACCGCCAAGGTCGTCAACCTGCCCGGAGCCTATCCCGCACGCCCCATGTCCGGCATGCTGGTGGCCGGATTCGTGGCCCACGACCTGCAAAAGGCCGTGCATCCGCCCTTCCTGGCCTCCATCCTGGCAGGCGAGGGCTACGTGCTGGAGGCCGATACCACGCGCGGCGTTTCCGATCCGGACTACCTGCTCTCCCAGGTGCGGGCCACCCTACGTTCCCGCGCCAAGGCCCTGGACCTCTTCTGGCCGGACCTCTCCTGGGACATGTTCATGCTGGTGCTCACCGAGACCGACCGCATCTTCCATTTCTTCTACCCGGCCGTTGCCAACCCGCAGCACGCCCTGCACGGGGCCTTCATGGAGTTCATGGCCGAGTGGGACCGCTTCATCGGGGTCTTCCTGGACCGCTACGACGCCCTCGCGGGCCCCAAGCGCCTCATCGTGCTGGCCGACCACGGCTTCACCGAGTGCAAGACCGAAGTGGACCTCAACGTCTGGCTCATGAAGCAGGGCATCCTGAAGCTCAGGCAACGCGGAGCCAACGAATTCGACAGCCAGGCCATCGCCCCCCACGAGACCGCCGCCTTCGCCCTGGACCCGGGGCGCATCTACATCAACGTCAAGGAGCGCTTCGCGCGCGGGGTGTTCCACCAGTACATCGGCGACAAGCTGCGCAGCGAACTCAAGGCGGCGTTGCTGGAACTCTCCCACGAGGGACACCTCATCATGGCCGCCGTGCACGAACCCCAGGACATCTACTCCGGCCAGTTCATCCACAAGGCCCCGGACCTCATATGCGAGCCGCGCCCCGGCATCTCGCTCACCGGCAAGTTCGACCGCCTGGAGACCTGCGGCCTGCACGGCCGCTTCGGCTGCCACACAGCGGGCGACGCCTTCTTCTACGATTCGCAAGGCTCCGCCCCGGCGTCCGTCAGCGCCGCCGGACGTGAACTGTTCGTCCATTTCGGCCTGGAGCCCTGA